The following proteins come from a genomic window of Nautilia profundicola AmH:
- a CDS encoding ribonucleoside triphosphate reductase, whose product MKKVIKRDGSVQNYFPYKIEDAIKKAFEATNVSYDPHVFEEVIKQIQKIEMPEVEYIQDLIEHSLYKHGYFDVMKNFMLYRHLHKLQRENLLDREATYINCNTTIDEYISKQDWRINANSNTGYSHAGLINNTAGKVIANYWLDKVYSSAEGKAHRDGDYHIHDLDCLAPYCAGWSLRNLLNEGFNGVRGRVEAKAPAHFRSALGQMANFLGILQSEWAGAQAFSSFDTYLAPYVFKDKLSYDEIKEAIESFVYNLNVPARWGQSPFTNITIDFTVPDDLKDQIPTRNNKHLLEGVEDEELLKRLQKRNPKIKKLTDATYKDFEPEMQEIIKAFYEVMTHGDSVGQPFTFPIPTVNITEDFDWDSPAAKALWENTARIGSSYFQNFIGSQYIIDENGNRVRNPNAYEPGAVRSMCCRLQLDLRELLKRGGGLFGSAEMTGSIGVVTINMARLGYLYKGDKEALLERLEDLMDLAKSTLEKKRKFVQEMYDRGLYPYTKRYLPGFNNHFSTIGVNGMNEMIRNFTNDRENIASEWGVEFAKEILDFMREKLKKYQEETGNLYNLEATPAEGTTYRFAKEDKKRFPNMIQAGFDDAPYYTNSSQLPADYTDDPFEALELQDELQTMYTGGTVLHLYMSEKLSSPEAAKNLVKKAITRFRLPYISITPVFSVCPKHGYIAGEHEYCPYCDAELLEKIENGEIDLDD is encoded by the coding sequence ATGAAAAAAGTAATCAAGCGTGACGGCTCCGTACAAAACTATTTCCCATATAAAATCGAAGATGCGATAAAAAAAGCTTTTGAAGCGACAAACGTATCGTACGATCCACACGTTTTCGAAGAGGTGATCAAGCAGATACAAAAAATAGAAATGCCGGAAGTTGAATATATTCAGGATTTAATAGAGCATTCTTTATACAAACACGGCTATTTTGACGTAATGAAAAACTTTATGCTTTATAGACACCTGCATAAACTCCAAAGGGAAAACCTGCTTGACAGGGAGGCTACATACATCAACTGTAACACCACCATTGACGAATACATCTCAAAACAGGATTGGAGGATTAACGCAAACTCAAATACAGGCTATTCCCATGCAGGGCTTATAAATAATACAGCAGGTAAAGTAATTGCAAACTACTGGCTGGATAAAGTCTATTCTTCAGCCGAAGGAAAAGCACACAGAGACGGAGACTATCATATTCACGATCTTGACTGTCTGGCTCCATACTGTGCGGGGTGGAGTCTTAGAAATCTCCTTAACGAAGGTTTTAACGGTGTAAGAGGAAGGGTTGAAGCAAAGGCTCCCGCACATTTTAGAAGTGCGCTTGGGCAGATGGCGAATTTCCTGGGAATTCTTCAAAGTGAATGGGCCGGGGCTCAGGCATTCAGTAGTTTTGATACGTACCTGGCGCCGTATGTATTTAAAGACAAGCTCTCATACGATGAAATAAAAGAAGCGATTGAAAGTTTTGTATACAACCTAAACGTCCCGGCACGTTGGGGACAGAGTCCGTTTACGAATATTACCATTGACTTTACTGTGCCTGATGATTTGAAAGACCAGATTCCTACACGCAACAACAAACATCTTTTAGAGGGTGTTGAGGATGAAGAACTTTTAAAAAGACTACAAAAAAGAAACCCTAAAATCAAAAAACTGACCGACGCCACTTATAAAGATTTCGAGCCTGAAATGCAGGAAATCATTAAAGCGTTTTATGAGGTAATGACTCACGGGGACAGCGTAGGGCAGCCGTTTACGTTTCCGATTCCGACCGTAAATATTACGGAAGATTTCGACTGGGATTCTCCTGCGGCAAAGGCACTTTGGGAAAATACGGCAAGAATAGGAAGCAGTTATTTTCAAAACTTCATAGGAAGCCAGTATATAATCGATGAAAACGGCAACAGGGTAAGAAACCCGAACGCATACGAACCGGGAGCGGTCAGAAGTATGTGCTGCAGACTCCAGCTTGATTTGAGAGAACTTCTAAAAAGAGGGGGAGGACTTTTCGGTAGTGCGGAGATGACGGGAAGTATCGGAGTTGTAACGATAAATATGGCAAGACTCGGATATCTTTACAAAGGTGATAAAGAAGCACTGCTTGAAAGACTTGAAGATTTGATGGATTTAGCCAAATCAACGCTTGAGAAGAAACGTAAATTCGTTCAGGAAATGTACGATAGAGGCCTTTATCCTTATACAAAAAGATATCTTCCGGGATTTAATAACCACTTCTCAACAATCGGTGTAAACGGTATGAACGAAATGATCAGAAACTTTACGAATGACAGGGAAAATATTGCAAGTGAATGGGGAGTGGAATTTGCAAAAGAAATTCTTGATTTTATGAGAGAAAAACTTAAAAAATATCAGGAAGAAACAGGAAATCTTTATAACCTTGAAGCGACACCTGCGGAAGGTACCACTTACAGATTCGCAAAAGAAGACAAAAAAAGATTCCCTAATATGATTCAGGCGGGATTTGATGATGCACCTTATTATACGAACTCATCCCAGCTGCCTGCAGACTATACGGACGATCCTTTTGAAGCCCTTGAGCTTCAGGATGAGCTGCAGACAATGTATACGGGAGGTACGGTGCTTCATCTTTATATGAGTGAGAAATTAAGTTCACCCGAAGCTGCTAAAAACCTTGTGAAAAAGGCGATTACAAGATTCAGACTGCCTTATATTTCAATTACCCCTGTATTTTCGGTATGTCCGAAACACGGATATATTGCGGGTGAACACGAATACTGTCCTTACTGTGATGCGGAGCTGCTTGAAAAAATTGAAAACGGTGAAATAGATCTTGACGATTAA